In one window of Fictibacillus phosphorivorans DNA:
- a CDS encoding phBC6A51 family helix-turn-helix protein → MKELPQNKQHAAFLIASGMMEKQDIAMEVGINRGTLWLWEKSPEMIAEVDRLKREMKTQGQNFLMGKVNRTVNEIYNLAMNGESEKVRLDALKYIADQSLGKAVSKMEIALDSPTGNNFNDNDIKQVFDTIEVEE, encoded by the coding sequence GTGAAAGAATTACCACAAAATAAACAACATGCAGCATTTTTAATTGCAAGTGGAATGATGGAAAAGCAAGATATAGCAATGGAAGTAGGAATTAATCGGGGAACCTTGTGGTTATGGGAAAAGTCACCTGAAATGATTGCGGAAGTCGACAGGCTTAAACGTGAAATGAAAACTCAGGGACAGAATTTTTTAATGGGCAAAGTTAATAGAACTGTCAATGAGATATATAATTTGGCAATGAACGGAGAGTCGGAGAAAGTCAGGTTGGACGCATTAAAATATATTGCAGATCAGTCATTAGGTAAAGCGGTTAGTAAAATGGAAATCGCTCTAGATTCTCCTACTGGTAACAACTTTAACGACAATGATATTAAGCAGGTATTTGATACGATTGAAGTAGAGGAATAA
- a CDS encoding tyrosine-type recombinase/integrase: MNQIKNVQPIRSKELVEDMKWSLQKYCGQRDYILFLIGINTGLRVGDLLKLKVSDLKRKKKLVIQEGKTDKIRTIQLSNIYDEVQNYIDTVNSVWLFPSRKGDKPITSTQAYRQLNKAAEMVDITEGIGTHTMRKTFGYWFYKQTKDVAKLQYILNHTKPEVTFRYIGITEEEIEEDLNNFVL; the protein is encoded by the coding sequence ATGAATCAGATTAAAAACGTACAACCAATTAGAAGTAAAGAATTAGTTGAAGACATGAAATGGAGCTTACAAAAATACTGTGGTCAACGTGATTATATTCTTTTCCTCATTGGAATCAATACAGGATTGCGTGTAGGTGATTTACTAAAGTTGAAAGTATCTGATCTAAAAAGAAAGAAGAAGTTAGTTATTCAAGAAGGAAAGACTGATAAGATAAGAACTATCCAACTATCCAACATCTATGATGAAGTACAAAACTACATTGATACTGTTAATTCCGTTTGGTTGTTTCCTAGTCGTAAAGGTGATAAGCCTATCACTTCAACACAAGCATACAGACAGTTAAATAAGGCTGCTGAGATGGTGGATATTACTGAAGGTATCGGCACACATACAATGCGTAAAACATTTGGATACTGGTTCTATAAACAAACCAAAGATGTAGCAAAGTTGCAGTATATATTAAATCATACGAAGCCAGAAGTAACATTTAGATACATTGGTATTACTGAAGAAGAAATAGAAGAGGATCTAAATAATTTTGTACTCTAA